The region GTTACCCAGTACGCATACCGGATACGCTTGGTATCAAAGCTGAAACGCATGTTTTAATGAACAAAAAAATTCGCGACAGACAGTACGAAAAAGAGGAAAATACAGATGTATGTAAGGTTCATAGTAAATTTTTCGACACCTCGACGCGATTGGTACATCTCTCCTCCACC is a window of Candidatus Roizmanbacteria bacterium DNA encoding:
- the secG gene encoding preprotein translocase subunit SecG, which encodes MKDILLIVNIVLSIAIVVLILLQGKGAGLGSAWGGGGEMYQSRRGVEKFTMNLTYICIFLFFVLSVANFFVH